A single Amphiprion ocellaris isolate individual 3 ecotype Okinawa chromosome 15, ASM2253959v1, whole genome shotgun sequence DNA region contains:
- the LOC111586623 gene encoding sodium/hydrogen exchanger 3 isoform X3 produces MRRCGFVHLLGSVLLIGFVSSVSCEAALTGHESNHSEHEHGSSLSGIPIVTFKWHHVETPYLVALFILVSFLAKLVIEANHHVTNIIPESALLICFGFILGGIIWGADKVQTFTLTPTVFFFYLLPQVILDAGYSMPNKLFFSNMGAILVYAVIGTCWNAASLGLSLWGCHMGGAMGDLDIGLLQYLLFGSLIAAVDPVAVIAVFEQVHVNEVLFIMVFGESLLNDGVTVVLFNVFDAFVSLGGAKINAVEIIKGIISFFVVAFGGSLVGFVFGLLISLLTRCTKNIQIIEPGFVFVLGYLAYLTAEMLSLSAILSIVFCGMCCQKYINANMDENSVNTVRYAMKVFANGSETIIFVFLGISAIDKTLWVWNTGFILLTLLFVIVYRFIGVFFLTWILNKFRLVPLEVIDQVIMSYGGLRGAVAYGLAMMLDENKIKEKNLMVCTTLIVVYFTVIIQGITMKPLVTWLKVRRAAVSELTLIEKVQNKVFDHMLVAIEDISGQIGHNYMRDKWNYFEEKWMSKVLMKPSARKNRDRLFKVFHQLNLKDAMSYVAEGERRGSLEFIRNDHAYIDFKKKFDDDYYEEVMPDIMADMSDDHGEMSSGRRDPVPSVSLEMHEQNMKAVRDSEDVNTHHLLQQHLYRGRKQHRHRYSRSHFDVNKDEGEVQEVFQRTMRSRLESFKSAKMGVAPPKSLSKHPKKEQQQKMSNGKSLDKTRSYYSGDEDFEFSEGDSASGFNPSYNSMPMRVTYRAGAGIENLGFMPDLDSGPSVQLPRWLEDSSSVVPSQRAQVQLPWTPSSLRRLAPLRTSTRSTDSFMMADAPPNAQQIDLPPPPSPPASPPPPPPPHHHHM; encoded by the exons ATGCGTCGCTGTGGATTTGTGCACCTGTTGGGTTCGGTGTTGCTGATTGGTTTCGTCTCGTCTGTGAGTTGTGAAGCGGCGTTAACGGGACACGAGTCGAACCACAGCGAACACGAACATGGATCCAGCCTATCGGGGATCCCCATTGTAACCTTCAAGTGGCACCATGTGGAGACCCCGTATCTAGTCGCGCTGTTTATCCTGGTGTCTTTTCTGGCTAAGCTGG tCATTGAGGCTAACCACCATGTCACCAACATCATCCCGGAGAGCGCCCTGCTCATCTGCTTCGGCTTCATCCTGGGGGGGATCATCTGGGGGGCCGATAAGGTCCAGACCTTCACCCTCACCCCGAcggtcttcttcttctacctgcTGCCTCAGGTCATCCTGGACGCTGGCTACTCCATGCCCAACAAGCTGTTCTTCAGCAACATGGGAGCCATCCTGGTCTACGCCGTCATAGGAACCTGCTGGAATGCCGCCAGTCTGGGGCTGTCGCTGTGGGGGTGTCACATGGGGGGAGCCATGG GCGACCTGGACATCGGCCTGCTGCAGTACCTGCTGTTTGGCAGCCTGATCGCCGCCGTGGATCCCGTCGCCGTCATCGCCGTGTTCGAGCAGGTGCACGTGAACGAGGTCCTGTTCATCATGGTGTTCGGGGAGTCGCTGCTGAACGACGGCGTCACGGTG GTGCTTTTCAATGTATTTGATGCATTCGTGTCTCTGGGAGGAGCTAAAATCAACGCAGTGGAGATCATTAAGGGAATAA tttctttCTTCGTAGTGGCGTTCGGCGGCTCCCTCGTTGGCTTCGTCTTTGGCCTCCTGATTTCTCTTCTGACCAGATGCACCAAGAACATCCAGATCATCGAGCCGGGCTTCGTGTTCGTCCTCGGATACCTGGCCTACCTGACGGCCGAGATGCTGTCGCTGTCCGCCATCCTGTC CATCGTGTTCTGTGGAATGTGCTGCCAGAAGTACATCAACGCCAACATGGACGAGAACTCGGTGAACACGGTCCGATACGCCATGAAGGTTTTCGCCAACGGCTCGGAGACCATCATCTTTGTCTTCCTCGGCATCTCGGCCATTGACAAGACGCTGTGGGTCTGGAACACTGGCTTCATCCTCCTCACGCTGCTCTTCGTCATCGTCTACAGATTCATCG GTGTGTTTTTCCTCACCTGGATCCTGAACAAGTTCCGGCTGGTTCCTCTGGAGGTCATCGATCAGGTGATCATGAGCTACGGTGGCCTGCGAGGGGCGGTCGCCTATGGCCTGGCCATGATGCTGGACGAGAACAAGATCAAGGAGAAGAACCTGATGGTCTGCACGACGCTCATTGTCGTCTATTTCACCGTCATCATCCAG GGAATCACCATGAAACCTCTGGTCACATGGCTCAAAGTGAGGAGAGCTGCAGTGTCGGAGCTCACACTCATAGAAAAAGTGCAGAACAAG GTGTTTGATCACATGCTCGTGGCCATAGAAGACATTTCAGGACAGATCGGACACAACTACATGAGGGACAA GTGGAATTATTTCGAGGAGAAGTGGATGTCGAAGGTTTTGATGAAGCCGTCGGCGAGGAAGAACCGTGATCGCCTCTTCAAGGTCTTCCACCAGCTGAACCTGAAGGACGCCATGAGCTACGTGGCCGAG GGTGAACGCCGAGGCTCTCTGGAGTTCATCCGCAATGACCACGCCTACATAGACTTCAAGAAGAAGTTCGATGATGACTACTATGAGGAGGTGATGCCCGACATCATGGCCGACATGTCTGATGATCACGGTGAAATGTCTTCTGGCCG cagagaTCCAGTTCCATCAGTGAGTCTGGAGATGCATGAACAGAACATGAAGGCTGTGAGAGACTCTGAGGACGTTAATACTCACCACCTGTTGCAGCAGCACTTGTACAGAGGCAGGAAACAG CACCGACACAGATACAGCCGCAGTCACTTCGACGTCAACAAAGACGAGGGTGAAGTCCAGGAGGTCTTCCAGAGGACCATGAGGAGCCGCCTGGAGTCCTTCAAGTCAGCAAAGATGGGCGTCGCTCCTCCGAAGTCCCTCAGCAAACACCCCaagaaggagcagcagcagaag ATGTCAAATGGAAAATCTCTGGACAAGACTAGAAGTTACTACTCAGGAGATGAAG ATTTTGAGTTTTCAGAAGGAGACAGCGCCTCTGGCTTTAACCCGTCGTACAATTCGATGCCCATGAGAGTCACCTACAGAGCTGGAG ctggtATCGAGAACCTGGGCTTCATGCCGGACCTGGACTCTGGACCTTCAGTCCAGCTCCCCCGCTGGCTGGAGGACAGCAGCTCCGTGGTTCCGTCCCAGAGAGCTCAGGTCCAGCTGCCCTGGACCCCCAGCAGCCTCAGACGTCTGGCTCCTCTCCGGACCAGCACCAGGTCCACCGACTCCTTCATGATGGCCGATGCTCCTCCTAACGCTCAGCAGATAGACCTGccacctcctccatctcctcctgcatctcctccacctccaccacctcctcatcatcaccacATGTAG
- the LOC111586623 gene encoding sodium/hydrogen exchanger 3 isoform X2, which yields MTATRRFVLLLCVALVASRCSASEDQHQDPTPSNDHVGTSSSDSGNGTSSGHDSSSGHDSTSSGHDSTSSGHDSSSGHDSSSGHDSSSGHGGGPITTLPIVSWKWHHVSTPYLVALWILVSWICKLIIEANHHVTNIIPESALLICFGFILGGIIWGADKVQTFTLTPTVFFFYLLPQVILDAGYSMPNKLFFSNMGAILVYAVIGTCWNAASLGLSLWGCHMGGAMGDLDIGLLQYLLFGSLIAAVDPVAVIAVFEQVHVNEVLFIMVFGESLLNDGVTVVLFNVFDAFVSLGGAKINAVEIIKGIISFFVVAFGGSLVGFVFGLLISLLTRCTKNIQIIEPGFVFVLGYLAYLTAEMLSLSAILSIVFCGMCCQKYINANMDENSVNTVRYAMKVFANGSETIIFVFLGISAIDKTLWVWNTGFILLTLLFVIVYRFIGVFFLTWILNKFRLVPLEVIDQVIMSYGGLRGAVAYGLAMMLDENKIKEKNLMVCTTLIVVYFTVIIQGITMKPLVTWLKVRRAAVSELTLIEKVQNKVFDHMLVAIEDISGQIGHNYMRDKWNYFEEKWMSKVLMKPSARKNRDRLFKVFHQLNLKDAMSYVAEGERRGSLEFIRNDHAYIDFKKKFDDDYYEEVMPDIMADMSDDHGEMSSGRDPVPSVSLEMHEQNMKAVRDSEDVNTHHLLQQHLYRGRKQHRHRYSRSHFDVNKDEGEVQEVFQRTMRSRLESFKSAKMGVAPPKSLSKHPKKEQQQKMSNGKSLDKTRSYYSGDEDFEFSEGDSASGFNPSYNSMPMRVTYRAGAGIENLGFMPDLDSGPSVQLPRWLEDSSSVVPSQRAQVQLPWTPSSLRRLAPLRTSTRSTDSFMMADAPPNAQQIDLPPPPSPPASPPPPPPPHHHHM from the exons ATGACAGCGACTCGGAggtttgttcttcttctctgcGTCGCGTTGGTGGCGTCCAGATGTTCGGCCAGCGAGGACCAGCATCAGGACCCGACGCCGAGCAACGACCATGTAGGCACCTCCAGCTCGGACTCGGGGAATGGGACGAGTTCGGGTCACGACTCGAGTTCAGGTCATGATTCGACGAGTTCGGGTCACGATTCGACGAGTTCGGGTCACGACTCGAGTTCGGGTCACGACTCGAGTTCGGGTCACGACTCGAGTTCGGGTCACGGAGGAGGCCCCATCACCACCCTGCCCATCGTGTCCTGGAAGTGGCATCATGTCTCCACCCCTTACCTGGTGGCCCTCTGGATCCTGGTCAGCTGGATCTGCAAACTCA tCATTGAGGCTAACCACCATGTCACCAACATCATCCCGGAGAGCGCCCTGCTCATCTGCTTCGGCTTCATCCTGGGGGGGATCATCTGGGGGGCCGATAAGGTCCAGACCTTCACCCTCACCCCGAcggtcttcttcttctacctgcTGCCTCAGGTCATCCTGGACGCTGGCTACTCCATGCCCAACAAGCTGTTCTTCAGCAACATGGGAGCCATCCTGGTCTACGCCGTCATAGGAACCTGCTGGAATGCCGCCAGTCTGGGGCTGTCGCTGTGGGGGTGTCACATGGGGGGAGCCATGG GCGACCTGGACATCGGCCTGCTGCAGTACCTGCTGTTTGGCAGCCTGATCGCCGCCGTGGATCCCGTCGCCGTCATCGCCGTGTTCGAGCAGGTGCACGTGAACGAGGTCCTGTTCATCATGGTGTTCGGGGAGTCGCTGCTGAACGACGGCGTCACGGTG GTGCTTTTCAATGTATTTGATGCATTCGTGTCTCTGGGAGGAGCTAAAATCAACGCAGTGGAGATCATTAAGGGAATAA tttctttCTTCGTAGTGGCGTTCGGCGGCTCCCTCGTTGGCTTCGTCTTTGGCCTCCTGATTTCTCTTCTGACCAGATGCACCAAGAACATCCAGATCATCGAGCCGGGCTTCGTGTTCGTCCTCGGATACCTGGCCTACCTGACGGCCGAGATGCTGTCGCTGTCCGCCATCCTGTC CATCGTGTTCTGTGGAATGTGCTGCCAGAAGTACATCAACGCCAACATGGACGAGAACTCGGTGAACACGGTCCGATACGCCATGAAGGTTTTCGCCAACGGCTCGGAGACCATCATCTTTGTCTTCCTCGGCATCTCGGCCATTGACAAGACGCTGTGGGTCTGGAACACTGGCTTCATCCTCCTCACGCTGCTCTTCGTCATCGTCTACAGATTCATCG GTGTGTTTTTCCTCACCTGGATCCTGAACAAGTTCCGGCTGGTTCCTCTGGAGGTCATCGATCAGGTGATCATGAGCTACGGTGGCCTGCGAGGGGCGGTCGCCTATGGCCTGGCCATGATGCTGGACGAGAACAAGATCAAGGAGAAGAACCTGATGGTCTGCACGACGCTCATTGTCGTCTATTTCACCGTCATCATCCAG GGAATCACCATGAAACCTCTGGTCACATGGCTCAAAGTGAGGAGAGCTGCAGTGTCGGAGCTCACACTCATAGAAAAAGTGCAGAACAAG GTGTTTGATCACATGCTCGTGGCCATAGAAGACATTTCAGGACAGATCGGACACAACTACATGAGGGACAA GTGGAATTATTTCGAGGAGAAGTGGATGTCGAAGGTTTTGATGAAGCCGTCGGCGAGGAAGAACCGTGATCGCCTCTTCAAGGTCTTCCACCAGCTGAACCTGAAGGACGCCATGAGCTACGTGGCCGAG GGTGAACGCCGAGGCTCTCTGGAGTTCATCCGCAATGACCACGCCTACATAGACTTCAAGAAGAAGTTCGATGATGACTACTATGAGGAGGTGATGCCCGACATCATGGCCGACATGTCTGATGATCACGGTGAAATGTCTTCTGGCCG agaTCCAGTTCCATCAGTGAGTCTGGAGATGCATGAACAGAACATGAAGGCTGTGAGAGACTCTGAGGACGTTAATACTCACCACCTGTTGCAGCAGCACTTGTACAGAGGCAGGAAACAG CACCGACACAGATACAGCCGCAGTCACTTCGACGTCAACAAAGACGAGGGTGAAGTCCAGGAGGTCTTCCAGAGGACCATGAGGAGCCGCCTGGAGTCCTTCAAGTCAGCAAAGATGGGCGTCGCTCCTCCGAAGTCCCTCAGCAAACACCCCaagaaggagcagcagcagaag ATGTCAAATGGAAAATCTCTGGACAAGACTAGAAGTTACTACTCAGGAGATGAAG ATTTTGAGTTTTCAGAAGGAGACAGCGCCTCTGGCTTTAACCCGTCGTACAATTCGATGCCCATGAGAGTCACCTACAGAGCTGGAG ctggtATCGAGAACCTGGGCTTCATGCCGGACCTGGACTCTGGACCTTCAGTCCAGCTCCCCCGCTGGCTGGAGGACAGCAGCTCCGTGGTTCCGTCCCAGAGAGCTCAGGTCCAGCTGCCCTGGACCCCCAGCAGCCTCAGACGTCTGGCTCCTCTCCGGACCAGCACCAGGTCCACCGACTCCTTCATGATGGCCGATGCTCCTCCTAACGCTCAGCAGATAGACCTGccacctcctccatctcctcctgcatctcctccacctccaccacctcctcatcatcaccacATGTAG
- the LOC111586623 gene encoding sodium/hydrogen exchanger 3 isoform X1 — protein MTATRRFVLLLCVALVASRCSASEDQHQDPTPSNDHVGTSSSDSGNGTSSGHDSSSGHDSTSSGHDSTSSGHDSSSGHDSSSGHDSSSGHGGGPITTLPIVSWKWHHVSTPYLVALWILVSWICKLIIEANHHVTNIIPESALLICFGFILGGIIWGADKVQTFTLTPTVFFFYLLPQVILDAGYSMPNKLFFSNMGAILVYAVIGTCWNAASLGLSLWGCHMGGAMGDLDIGLLQYLLFGSLIAAVDPVAVIAVFEQVHVNEVLFIMVFGESLLNDGVTVVLFNVFDAFVSLGGAKINAVEIIKGIISFFVVAFGGSLVGFVFGLLISLLTRCTKNIQIIEPGFVFVLGYLAYLTAEMLSLSAILSIVFCGMCCQKYINANMDENSVNTVRYAMKVFANGSETIIFVFLGISAIDKTLWVWNTGFILLTLLFVIVYRFIGVFFLTWILNKFRLVPLEVIDQVIMSYGGLRGAVAYGLAMMLDENKIKEKNLMVCTTLIVVYFTVIIQGITMKPLVTWLKVRRAAVSELTLIEKVQNKVFDHMLVAIEDISGQIGHNYMRDKWNYFEEKWMSKVLMKPSARKNRDRLFKVFHQLNLKDAMSYVAEGERRGSLEFIRNDHAYIDFKKKFDDDYYEEVMPDIMADMSDDHGEMSSGRRDPVPSVSLEMHEQNMKAVRDSEDVNTHHLLQQHLYRGRKQHRHRYSRSHFDVNKDEGEVQEVFQRTMRSRLESFKSAKMGVAPPKSLSKHPKKEQQQKMSNGKSLDKTRSYYSGDEDFEFSEGDSASGFNPSYNSMPMRVTYRAGAGIENLGFMPDLDSGPSVQLPRWLEDSSSVVPSQRAQVQLPWTPSSLRRLAPLRTSTRSTDSFMMADAPPNAQQIDLPPPPSPPASPPPPPPPHHHHM, from the exons ATGACAGCGACTCGGAggtttgttcttcttctctgcGTCGCGTTGGTGGCGTCCAGATGTTCGGCCAGCGAGGACCAGCATCAGGACCCGACGCCGAGCAACGACCATGTAGGCACCTCCAGCTCGGACTCGGGGAATGGGACGAGTTCGGGTCACGACTCGAGTTCAGGTCATGATTCGACGAGTTCGGGTCACGATTCGACGAGTTCGGGTCACGACTCGAGTTCGGGTCACGACTCGAGTTCGGGTCACGACTCGAGTTCGGGTCACGGAGGAGGCCCCATCACCACCCTGCCCATCGTGTCCTGGAAGTGGCATCATGTCTCCACCCCTTACCTGGTGGCCCTCTGGATCCTGGTCAGCTGGATCTGCAAACTCA tCATTGAGGCTAACCACCATGTCACCAACATCATCCCGGAGAGCGCCCTGCTCATCTGCTTCGGCTTCATCCTGGGGGGGATCATCTGGGGGGCCGATAAGGTCCAGACCTTCACCCTCACCCCGAcggtcttcttcttctacctgcTGCCTCAGGTCATCCTGGACGCTGGCTACTCCATGCCCAACAAGCTGTTCTTCAGCAACATGGGAGCCATCCTGGTCTACGCCGTCATAGGAACCTGCTGGAATGCCGCCAGTCTGGGGCTGTCGCTGTGGGGGTGTCACATGGGGGGAGCCATGG GCGACCTGGACATCGGCCTGCTGCAGTACCTGCTGTTTGGCAGCCTGATCGCCGCCGTGGATCCCGTCGCCGTCATCGCCGTGTTCGAGCAGGTGCACGTGAACGAGGTCCTGTTCATCATGGTGTTCGGGGAGTCGCTGCTGAACGACGGCGTCACGGTG GTGCTTTTCAATGTATTTGATGCATTCGTGTCTCTGGGAGGAGCTAAAATCAACGCAGTGGAGATCATTAAGGGAATAA tttctttCTTCGTAGTGGCGTTCGGCGGCTCCCTCGTTGGCTTCGTCTTTGGCCTCCTGATTTCTCTTCTGACCAGATGCACCAAGAACATCCAGATCATCGAGCCGGGCTTCGTGTTCGTCCTCGGATACCTGGCCTACCTGACGGCCGAGATGCTGTCGCTGTCCGCCATCCTGTC CATCGTGTTCTGTGGAATGTGCTGCCAGAAGTACATCAACGCCAACATGGACGAGAACTCGGTGAACACGGTCCGATACGCCATGAAGGTTTTCGCCAACGGCTCGGAGACCATCATCTTTGTCTTCCTCGGCATCTCGGCCATTGACAAGACGCTGTGGGTCTGGAACACTGGCTTCATCCTCCTCACGCTGCTCTTCGTCATCGTCTACAGATTCATCG GTGTGTTTTTCCTCACCTGGATCCTGAACAAGTTCCGGCTGGTTCCTCTGGAGGTCATCGATCAGGTGATCATGAGCTACGGTGGCCTGCGAGGGGCGGTCGCCTATGGCCTGGCCATGATGCTGGACGAGAACAAGATCAAGGAGAAGAACCTGATGGTCTGCACGACGCTCATTGTCGTCTATTTCACCGTCATCATCCAG GGAATCACCATGAAACCTCTGGTCACATGGCTCAAAGTGAGGAGAGCTGCAGTGTCGGAGCTCACACTCATAGAAAAAGTGCAGAACAAG GTGTTTGATCACATGCTCGTGGCCATAGAAGACATTTCAGGACAGATCGGACACAACTACATGAGGGACAA GTGGAATTATTTCGAGGAGAAGTGGATGTCGAAGGTTTTGATGAAGCCGTCGGCGAGGAAGAACCGTGATCGCCTCTTCAAGGTCTTCCACCAGCTGAACCTGAAGGACGCCATGAGCTACGTGGCCGAG GGTGAACGCCGAGGCTCTCTGGAGTTCATCCGCAATGACCACGCCTACATAGACTTCAAGAAGAAGTTCGATGATGACTACTATGAGGAGGTGATGCCCGACATCATGGCCGACATGTCTGATGATCACGGTGAAATGTCTTCTGGCCG cagagaTCCAGTTCCATCAGTGAGTCTGGAGATGCATGAACAGAACATGAAGGCTGTGAGAGACTCTGAGGACGTTAATACTCACCACCTGTTGCAGCAGCACTTGTACAGAGGCAGGAAACAG CACCGACACAGATACAGCCGCAGTCACTTCGACGTCAACAAAGACGAGGGTGAAGTCCAGGAGGTCTTCCAGAGGACCATGAGGAGCCGCCTGGAGTCCTTCAAGTCAGCAAAGATGGGCGTCGCTCCTCCGAAGTCCCTCAGCAAACACCCCaagaaggagcagcagcagaag ATGTCAAATGGAAAATCTCTGGACAAGACTAGAAGTTACTACTCAGGAGATGAAG ATTTTGAGTTTTCAGAAGGAGACAGCGCCTCTGGCTTTAACCCGTCGTACAATTCGATGCCCATGAGAGTCACCTACAGAGCTGGAG ctggtATCGAGAACCTGGGCTTCATGCCGGACCTGGACTCTGGACCTTCAGTCCAGCTCCCCCGCTGGCTGGAGGACAGCAGCTCCGTGGTTCCGTCCCAGAGAGCTCAGGTCCAGCTGCCCTGGACCCCCAGCAGCCTCAGACGTCTGGCTCCTCTCCGGACCAGCACCAGGTCCACCGACTCCTTCATGATGGCCGATGCTCCTCCTAACGCTCAGCAGATAGACCTGccacctcctccatctcctcctgcatctcctccacctccaccacctcctcatcatcaccacATGTAG